One window from the genome of Desulfuromonadales bacterium encodes:
- a CDS encoding ferritin family protein: MFEKIDVQEAIKRSIQTEKNAMDFYHRSAGHMGRQEARKIFELLASEEREHAAWFYHVYQGGDIPDFDAFMAADPMQDSDWLTDLERILMSDFNERRAMELAMEKELKLEKSLRDMAAKIGDEKVRKVFEANAESTHNHYLLIESEYARLMGMVHETDIDTYVRE, translated from the coding sequence ATGTTCGAAAAAATCGATGTTCAGGAGGCGATAAAACGCTCCATCCAGACAGAAAAGAATGCCATGGATTTTTACCATCGTAGCGCCGGGCATATGGGACGCCAGGAAGCCAGAAAGATCTTCGAATTGCTGGCGAGCGAGGAGCGGGAACATGCCGCCTGGTTCTACCACGTCTACCAGGGGGGTGACATCCCGGATTTCGACGCCTTCATGGCCGCCGATCCGATGCAGGATTCAGACTGGCTCACCGACCTGGAGAGGATCCTGATGTCGGATTTCAACGAGCGCCGGGCGATGGAACTCGCCATGGAAAAGGAACTGAAGCTGGAAAAGAGCCTGCGCGATATGGCCGCGAAAATCGGGGACGAAAAGGTGCGCAAGGTCTTCGAGGCCAATGCCGAATCGACCCACAACCACTACCTGCTGATCGAATCCGAGTACGCACGACTGATGGGAATGGTTCATGAAACCGACATTGACACCTACGTAAGGGAATGA
- a CDS encoding YkgJ family cysteine cluster protein, which produces MSDGFDFHSFAMETERTATALLSDAQSDDELIQACRVVQEMAETALVRFRGEAPLIACGPGCAHCCVVNVAVLRPEAATIVAYLERKLSASELLALQQKIDALHAAIRWLDEEERIRRRQSCALLDEAGTCSVYPVRPLLCRGMTSIDPETCRQAIDLLPLGDAPPVTVNLFQSFLFHQAFIALARAMENAGLENRSQEMTAAIKGLLDEHHH; this is translated from the coding sequence ATGAGCGACGGCTTCGACTTCCACAGCTTTGCCATGGAGACAGAACGGACGGCGACCGCCCTGCTGAGCGATGCGCAATCGGACGACGAGCTGATTCAGGCTTGCCGCGTTGTGCAGGAAATGGCCGAAACGGCCCTGGTCCGCTTTCGGGGCGAGGCTCCCCTCATCGCCTGCGGCCCGGGATGCGCTCACTGCTGTGTGGTCAATGTGGCAGTCCTGCGGCCTGAAGCCGCCACCATCGTCGCCTATCTGGAGCGCAAACTCTCTGCCAGCGAGCTTCTTGCGCTGCAGCAGAAGATCGACGCCCTGCATGCCGCCATCCGCTGGCTCGACGAGGAGGAACGCATCCGCCGGAGACAGTCCTGTGCCCTGCTGGACGAAGCCGGAACCTGCAGCGTCTATCCCGTCCGGCCCCTGCTCTGCCGGGGGATGACCTCCATCGATCCGGAAACCTGCCGTCAGGCCATCGACCTGCTTCCCCTGGGAGACGCACCGCCGGTGACCGTCAACCTCTTCCAGTCGTTCCTCTTCCATCAGGCTTTTATCGCCCTGGCGCGGGCCATGGAGAATGCCGGGCTCGAGAACAGAAGTCAGGAAATGACCGCGGCGATAAAAGGGCTTCTGGACGAACACCACCACTGA